CGGCAATAACATATGGACTTTCGCCCGCGAATTCGATTCAGAAAAACCTACCGTTCTCCTCAACTCGCACATAGATACGGTAAAGCCCACAGACAGTTGGAGTCGCTCGCCCTTTGTCCCGATCGAGGAAGATAACCGGCTATATGGCTTAGGAAGCAACGATGCCGGAGCAAGTGTCGTCTCCTTGTTAAGCGCATTCATTCACCTTTCCGAAACCGAACAGCCCTACAACCTTGTCTTTTTGGCATCCGCCGAGGAAGAAGTCTCCGGGCAAAACGGTATTGTCAAGGCTCTGGAACAACTGCCGACTATCGATTTCGCCGTGGTAGGCGAACCCACGGGTATGCAGCCCGCCGTCTGTGAAAAAGGGTTGCTTGTACTCGATTGTTCCACACATGGAAAGTCGGGACACGCCGCTCGCAACGAAGGAATCAATGCCTTGTACAAAGCCACCGAAACGATCGAAGCCCTACGAACATTCGAGTTTCCGCTCGCTTCCGATTTATTGGGAAAAGTAAAACTGACTGTTACCCAAATTCAGGCAGGAACACAACACAACGTTATCCCCGCCCGTTGCGATTTTGTAGTCGATGTACGCACCAACGACCGCTACACCAATGCCGAAGCCGTCGAGATTCTCAAATCCCGTTTTCCCGAAGTGAAAATCGCGCCTCGCTCCTTACGGCTCAATTCATCGGCAATTTCCATGCAGCACCCGTTTGTCCGCAGAGCACTCCTTGCCGGATATAAACCATTCGGTTCTCCCACCCTCTCCGATCAAGCCCTCATGCCATTCCCCTCGGTAAAAATGGGTCCGGGCGATTCGTCACGCTCGCACACCGCCGACGAATACATTATATTAGAAGAAATACGAGAAGCCATTGAAGTATACATTTGCTTACTCGATCGGCTTCAAATCGAGAAATCAGCGCAATAATCGGTTGACAAGGATAGCCGATCCTCGACCTCCCCAAGAGACATATCGATAAACCATCGGTAAAAACCAGCGCATCGTCCTGTCTTTACCCGCTGTCTCCATCGTCGAGCGATAAATCTCAGTACCCAACGGACTTTTTTCCTTTCGACAAAGTCCGGCCACAACCATTTGTTTATAAAGCAACAATTTATGCAAACGGGCTTTCTGCGCAGAATCGCTTCGCTCCACATCTTCGTGAGCTTGCGCAATCGCTCTTAAAATATCGGGGACATTAGGAACATAACGATAACCAGTAATACTGTCGGCATGGAGATATACATTCACCAACGGAGGTGTTTGAACCCATACGATTCGGTCTGTAAACAGTAACAATTTGATTCCTAAACCCCAATCCTCCCAACGCATATAGTCCTCAGGCCAGCCGCCCACTGCACGCACCACTGCCGTCCGCACCGCATAACGTACCGTACCCAAAGTACTATGGAATAAATGAGGTTCCACCCGGTTGGAGAAAACCGCCTTTGCCGAATAAGGTTTGCCCTGTTCCGGTACAAGCCGTATGGTACACCCCGCGATATCCGCCGATGAATTACTCTCGAAAGCCTGCATATACAGCGAAACTGCCTCGGGAATATACTCGTCGTCGCTATCGAGAAAAGCCACAAACTCCTCCGTCACACAAGCAAGACCTCGGTTTCGGGCTGCCGATGGCCCTCGTTTAGCCTCTTCGACAACCGTTATCCGAAAATCATCGGTCTCATATGCCCCCTTTAACTCCCGGCATAAATCCAACGACCCATCGGTGGAACCGTTATCGACCAATACCACATGGATAGGGCGGTAAGTCTGTGCAACGACAGAATCGAATGTCCGCCGCAACTCCTGTTCCCGATTATACACGGGAATAACTATCCCTATTCCTGCTTGTTTCATCTATGCAAATATAAACAGATTCTGTATGAAAAACATACACATGTATGTTTTTCATACAGAATCCATCTATCTACAACAAAAATCTAAAACGAGGAACCTTTGAAAACAGTTGAATACTCTTTGGGAACAAGTCGTCCCCTCAAAGTAATCCGATTCGAATTATAATTGGGACTAATAACCACGGACGCATAGTTACTCCCTTTGAATAAAAAGATATTGACCGTAGCAGAAATACCGGTTCCCATGACATTCATGGAAAGAGTCGTATTCCCTTTCTTATCCGTCTGTACTTTTACATTCGAAGCACTACCTTCCACAGTTATACCACCCACCCCGTTCGGGCCTCCACCGTTAAACGGAGCTACCTGTACGATCGCCCTATTATCCGACAAAGAAACAAAATTCGTATTGGACGATACGAAAGCAGTCCCGCCTCTTTTAAACAGCAACTGATCTGCTTCCAATACAAAATTCGATTTTTCCAAAGCACTCACCGCATTCTTATAATTAATCGAATCTTGGATAGCAGCCAACTGTTTTTTCAGTTCACGACTGTTTACATTCTCTTGTTTCTCTTTCGTATCTATACGTTTTTCCGACTGAGCATATACCGGCACACCCAGCACCAATATTGTCATAAAAAGAAATAATCTGTTCATATTCCAAATTTTAAATTAACGATAACAT
The sequence above is drawn from the Barnesiella intestinihominis YIT 11860 genome and encodes:
- a CDS encoding M20 family metallo-hydrolase — protein: MNLKDELYYSAIDLLHRLIGTPSISREEDAAAQIICETLQKNGFTPYRTGNNIWTFAREFDSEKPTVLLNSHIDTVKPTDSWSRSPFVPIEEDNRLYGLGSNDAGASVVSLLSAFIHLSETEQPYNLVFLASAEEEVSGQNGIVKALEQLPTIDFAVVGEPTGMQPAVCEKGLLVLDCSTHGKSGHAARNEGINALYKATETIEALRTFEFPLASDLLGKVKLTVTQIQAGTQHNVIPARCDFVVDVRTNDRYTNAEAVEILKSRFPEVKIAPRSLRLNSSAISMQHPFVRRALLAGYKPFGSPTLSDQALMPFPSVKMGPGDSSRSHTADEYIILEEIREAIEVYICLLDRLQIEKSAQ
- a CDS encoding glycosyltransferase family A protein codes for the protein MKQAGIGIVIPVYNREQELRRTFDSVVAQTYRPIHVVLVDNGSTDGSLDLCRELKGAYETDDFRITVVEEAKRGPSAARNRGLACVTEEFVAFLDSDDEYIPEAVSLYMQAFESNSSADIAGCTIRLVPEQGKPYSAKAVFSNRVEPHLFHSTLGTVRYAVRTAVVRAVGGWPEDYMRWEDWGLGIKLLLFTDRIVWVQTPPLVNVYLHADSITGYRYVPNVPDILRAIAQAHEDVERSDSAQKARLHKLLLYKQMVVAGLCRKEKSPLGTEIYRSTMETAGKDRTMRWFLPMVYRYVSWGGRGSAILVNRLLR
- a CDS encoding DUF4251 domain-containing protein, which produces MNRLFLFMTILVLGVPVYAQSEKRIDTKEKQENVNSRELKKQLAAIQDSINYKNAVSALEKSNFVLEADQLLFKRGGTAFVSSNTNFVSLSDNRAIVQVAPFNGGGPNGVGGITVEGSASNVKVQTDKKGNTTLSMNVMGTGISATVNIFLFKGSNYASVVISPNYNSNRITLRGRLVPKEYSTVFKGSSF